The following proteins are co-located in the Thermus hydrothermalis genome:
- a CDS encoding baseplate J/gp47 family protein, whose amino-acid sequence MPDIPVPTLEEVTEELLGYLPSNFPVRNPDAFSAFGTYLRLAAQVGLDVRATLRALLPQLFVTTATGEWLDEHARGLGLARKVARPARLRARVEASGAGTFPPGALVGLDDLRYRVEGPFAPGAEVVLTSEGVGARYNLPEGTRLYPVTVVPGVEHLQVLAVEEPGLDRETDEELRARCLLSWPALGLGSTYHAYMSWALEDPEVRKVVVLDDHPRGQGTVDVVIAPAQGLPSAELIARVQAVVDARRPLTVNALVRGPRARTLDLALRLYLEPGAPAPEVWAGRASAFLHSLGIGEAFWPSRLMDTLHGYGGLRAVELLSPAGSVSVAQDELIVPGSVAVEAVNA is encoded by the coding sequence ATGCCGGATATCCCCGTCCCTACCCTGGAGGAGGTCACGGAGGAGCTCCTCGGCTATCTGCCGAGCAATTTCCCCGTTCGCAACCCGGACGCGTTTAGCGCCTTCGGCACCTACCTGCGCCTGGCCGCCCAGGTGGGCCTGGACGTGCGGGCCACCCTCCGGGCCCTCCTGCCCCAGCTCTTCGTCACCACGGCCACGGGGGAGTGGCTGGACGAGCACGCCCGAGGGCTCGGCCTGGCGCGCAAGGTTGCCCGGCCCGCCCGCCTGCGGGCGCGGGTGGAGGCGAGCGGCGCGGGCACCTTCCCCCCCGGGGCCCTGGTGGGCCTAGACGACCTGCGGTACCGGGTGGAGGGCCCCTTCGCCCCCGGGGCGGAGGTGGTCCTCACCTCCGAGGGGGTGGGGGCCCGTTACAACCTTCCCGAGGGGACCCGCCTGTACCCCGTGACCGTGGTCCCTGGGGTAGAGCACCTCCAGGTCCTCGCCGTGGAGGAGCCGGGGCTGGACCGGGAGACGGACGAGGAGCTGCGGGCCCGGTGCCTCCTCTCTTGGCCCGCCCTGGGCCTGGGGAGCACGTACCACGCCTACATGAGCTGGGCCCTCGAGGACCCCGAGGTGCGCAAGGTGGTCGTCCTGGATGACCACCCCCGGGGCCAGGGGACCGTGGACGTGGTCATCGCCCCGGCCCAGGGCCTGCCCTCGGCGGAGCTCATCGCCCGGGTGCAGGCCGTGGTGGACGCCCGACGTCCCCTCACGGTGAACGCCCTGGTGCGGGGGCCGAGGGCAAGGACCTTGGACCTGGCCCTCCGCCTCTACCTGGAGCCCGGGGCCCCGGCCCCCGAGGTGTGGGCGGGGCGGGCGTCCGCCTTCCTCCACAGCCTGGGCATTGGCGAGGCGTTTTGGCCCTCGAGGCTCATGGACACCCTGCACGGCTACGGGGGCCTGAGGGCGGTGGAGCTCCTCTCGCCCGCTGGGAGCGTCTCCGTGGCCCAGGACGAGCTCATCGTCCCCGGGTCCGTGGCCGTGGAGGCGGTGAATGCTTAA
- a CDS encoding phage baseplate assembly protein V — MRSETLKHALRRIVESLWPELAHRTHLPHKARVLRVRSEAGVAGPPGSVRYSVDLEPLTPDGRPDPRRPVLRDVPLDVPWAGPGRGVFALPAVGSVVRVAYYDGDPAYPYVDGILPEGQAVPQVEEGEYLLQKDPDTWVRLKADGGVEAQAAPGVVLRLKPDGTAELRGTAVVRVDAPRVELAGGGPAVARVGDPVQVGASIGVIVGGSGKVFSG, encoded by the coding sequence ATGAGGAGCGAAACCCTCAAGCACGCCCTGCGCCGCATCGTGGAGAGCCTGTGGCCGGAGCTCGCCCACCGCACCCACCTGCCCCACAAGGCCAGGGTTCTGCGGGTGCGCTCCGAGGCGGGGGTGGCCGGGCCCCCGGGGAGCGTGCGCTACAGCGTGGACCTGGAGCCCCTCACCCCCGACGGCCGGCCCGATCCCAGGCGCCCCGTCCTGCGGGACGTCCCCCTGGACGTGCCGTGGGCCGGCCCCGGGCGGGGGGTCTTCGCCCTGCCCGCCGTGGGGAGCGTGGTGCGGGTGGCCTACTACGACGGGGACCCCGCCTATCCCTATGTGGACGGGATCCTCCCCGAAGGCCAGGCGGTCCCCCAGGTGGAGGAGGGGGAGTACCTCCTGCAGAAGGACCCCGACACCTGGGTGAGGCTGAAGGCGGACGGGGGGGTGGAGGCCCAGGCGGCCCCCGGGGTGGTGTTGCGCCTGAAGCCGGACGGCACGGCGGAGCTCCGGGGCACGGCGGTGGTGCGCGTGGACGCCCCCCGGGTGGAGCTGGCGGGGGGAGGCCCCGCCGTGGCCCGGGTGGGGGACCCCGTGCAGGTGGGGGCCTCCATCGGGGTCATCGTCGGGGGCTCGGGCAAGGTGTTCTCGGGGTGA